One Sphingobacteruim zhuxiongii DNA window includes the following coding sequences:
- a CDS encoding gluconate 2-dehydrogenase subunit 3 family protein, whose product MNRRTAIKQLFVVAGGVMIATSCDFTSQSTTIALNHIKLKKSDEDFLAELTETLIPKTDTPGAKELNLHLFVMKMLDDCASPEDQKAFLAGLKAAEAVKGKGATDIQAYLKGLPAEDVFFQTLKRRTIQGYLNSEYVMKNKLIYELVPGRYNGAMKVKV is encoded by the coding sequence ATGAATAGACGAACCGCGATTAAGCAGCTTTTTGTCGTCGCAGGGGGGGTGATGATTGCAACCTCCTGTGATTTTACAAGTCAGTCGACGACTATTGCACTTAATCATATTAAACTGAAGAAATCTGATGAAGATTTTCTAGCCGAATTAACCGAAACCCTTATTCCGAAAACTGATACCCCTGGCGCAAAAGAACTGAATCTACATCTTTTCGTGATGAAAATGTTAGATGATTGCGCTAGCCCTGAAGATCAAAAGGCCTTTTTGGCTGGTTTGAAAGCAGCGGAAGCGGTAAAAGGTAAGGGTGCAACAGACATTCAAGCTTATCTAAAAGGACTTCCTGCAGAAGATGTATTCTTTCAAACGTTAAAGCGACGTACAATTCAAGGCTATTTGAATTCAGAGTACGTGATGAAGAATAAATTAATCTATGAATTGGTCCCTGGTCGGTATAATGGTGCGATGAAAGTTAAGGTATAA
- the nrdE gene encoding class 1b ribonucleoside-diphosphate reductase subunit alpha, whose amino-acid sequence MIANEVAKNWILLNNEIMIKHDDEFSLHKDKEAVRAYFLEYVNKNTVFFYTLKEKIDYLIENNYYIDFYQWFTFEQMEEVYNYVFAKKFRFESFMAAFKFFQSYALRDDSGEKFLERYEDRVVAVSLFLAREEGVKKAIEYAEIMINQEYQPATPTFLNAGKKRSGELVSCFLDEIGDNLNGIGYAVDSAMKLSSIGGGVSFNISKIRARGEAIKGVEGRAGGVLPIMKIMEDTFSYANQLGQRPGAGAVYLNIFHSDIEEFLDCKKINVDEKVRIKSLSIGIIVPDKFMELAEKDEPCYLIYPHTVMQEYGKYLDELDMDEMYDELITNPNVKKKKINARHLLVKIAQTQKESGYPYIFFKENTNREHALNGIGKVKFSNLCTEIMQVSEVSDINIYGKEDTIRYGISCNLGSLNVATVMDNKRIKETVKTAMRALTVVTDVTDIEMVPSIAKANRELHSVGLGAMNLHGYLAKSFIMYESNEALDFANTFFMTMNYYSIEASMEIAKERGRTFVGFEKSAYADGTYFDKYLSRDYMPKTEKVKELFAGVHIPTIEDWDNLKAQVKEHGVYHAYRLAIAPNQSTSYIMNATASVMPIVDIIEVREYGDSTTYYPMPYLTNDNYFYFKSAYDMDQMKVLKLISVIQRHIDQGVSTILHTNSKDSTRDLAKYYIYAHKLGLKSLYYTRTRKSTIEECISCSA is encoded by the coding sequence ATGATAGCAAACGAGGTAGCGAAAAATTGGATATTGCTTAACAACGAAATCATGATCAAACATGATGACGAGTTCAGCCTTCACAAAGACAAAGAGGCTGTACGCGCCTATTTCCTTGAATATGTAAATAAGAATACTGTATTCTTTTACACATTGAAGGAGAAAATAGATTATTTGATAGAGAACAATTATTACATTGATTTCTACCAATGGTTTACGTTTGAGCAAATGGAAGAGGTTTACAACTATGTATTCGCTAAGAAATTTCGTTTCGAATCCTTCATGGCAGCCTTCAAATTCTTCCAAAGTTATGCCTTGCGCGATGACTCTGGCGAGAAGTTCTTAGAGCGCTATGAGGACCGTGTAGTCGCTGTCTCTTTATTCTTGGCTAGAGAAGAGGGAGTAAAGAAAGCTATTGAATATGCCGAAATCATGATCAATCAAGAATATCAACCCGCTACCCCGACATTCTTGAACGCTGGAAAAAAACGATCAGGTGAGCTTGTATCTTGTTTCTTAGATGAGATAGGCGATAATTTGAACGGTATCGGTTATGCAGTTGATTCAGCGATGAAACTTTCATCTATCGGTGGTGGTGTATCCTTTAACATCTCTAAAATTCGTGCTCGTGGCGAAGCGATTAAGGGCGTTGAAGGACGTGCAGGCGGTGTATTGCCAATTATGAAAATCATGGAAGATACGTTCTCGTATGCAAACCAATTAGGACAACGTCCTGGTGCAGGTGCTGTATATTTAAACATTTTCCACTCTGATATTGAGGAATTCTTAGATTGTAAGAAGATCAACGTAGATGAGAAAGTGCGTATTAAATCTCTTTCTATCGGTATAATCGTTCCTGACAAGTTCATGGAATTAGCTGAAAAAGATGAACCTTGCTATTTGATTTATCCACATACCGTGATGCAAGAGTATGGAAAATACTTAGATGAGTTGGATATGGATGAGATGTATGATGAATTGATCACGAATCCAAACGTCAAGAAGAAAAAAATCAATGCGCGTCACTTATTAGTTAAGATTGCTCAAACACAAAAAGAGTCCGGATACCCATATATCTTTTTCAAAGAGAACACCAACCGAGAGCATGCATTGAATGGAATCGGAAAAGTTAAATTCTCGAACCTATGTACGGAGATTATGCAAGTATCTGAAGTATCAGATATTAACATCTATGGAAAGGAAGATACAATTCGCTATGGTATCTCTTGTAATTTAGGTTCATTGAACGTTGCTACCGTGATGGACAACAAACGTATCAAAGAAACAGTTAAAACAGCAATGCGTGCATTGACAGTTGTAACTGACGTTACAGATATCGAAATGGTTCCTTCAATCGCTAAAGCAAATAGAGAACTACACTCTGTGGGATTAGGCGCCATGAACCTACACGGATACCTTGCTAAGAGCTTTATCATGTATGAATCTAATGAGGCTTTAGACTTTGCGAATACATTCTTTATGACAATGAATTATTATTCGATTGAGGCTTCTATGGAAATTGCTAAAGAACGCGGAAGAACGTTCGTAGGATTTGAGAAATCTGCATATGCTGATGGAACATACTTCGATAAATACTTAAGCCGCGATTATATGCCTAAAACCGAAAAGGTTAAAGAATTGTTCGCAGGTGTACATATCCCAACTATTGAAGACTGGGATAACTTAAAAGCACAAGTAAAAGAACATGGCGTTTACCATGCTTATCGTTTAGCAATTGCTCCAAATCAATCTACATCTTACATTATGAATGCTACAGCTTCAGTAATGCCAATCGTAGATATCATTGAAGTAAGAGAATATGGAGATAGTACGACCTACTACCCTATGCCATATTTAACAAATGATAATTACTTCTACTTCAAGTCAGCTTATGATATGGATCAAATGAAAGTGTTGAAGTTAATTTCGGTTATTCAACGTCATATTGACCAAGGCGTATCAACGATACTTCACACCAATTCAAAAGATTCGACTCGCGACTTAGCGAAGTATTATATCTATGCCCACAAACTAGGTTTAAAGTCCTTGTACTACACGAGAACTCGTAAATCGACGATTGAAGAGTGTATCTCTTGTTCGGCATAG
- the nrdI gene encoding class Ib ribonucleoside-diphosphate reductase assembly flavoprotein NrdI yields MIYLYYDSRTGNVERFINKVIQITGWTAVRIQEDTIITEPGHLVTYTTNFGKVPDKTESFANKFAEILYSVTASGNRNWGRNYAIAAEKISDHYAIPLAMKFELSGTLEDINQFIDIIKNQHYDSKRGSEKLDIA; encoded by the coding sequence ATGATTTATCTATATTATGACTCACGAACAGGTAATGTGGAGCGCTTTATCAACAAAGTCATCCAGATTACAGGATGGACAGCGGTTCGTATTCAAGAGGATACTATAATTACAGAGCCTGGGCATCTCGTAACTTATACCACTAATTTTGGTAAGGTCCCGGATAAAACCGAAAGCTTTGCAAATAAATTTGCCGAAATATTATACTCGGTTACAGCAAGTGGAAACCGCAACTGGGGAAGAAATTATGCTATTGCAGCAGAAAAAATTTCTGACCATTACGCCATTCCTTTGGCTATGAAATTCGAACTTTCAGGCACATTGGAAGATATTAATCAATTTATTGACATCATCAAAAACCAGCACTATGATAGCAAACGAGGTAGCGAAAAATTGGATATTGCTTAA
- a CDS encoding HAD family hydrolase, with the protein MNNFKAVLFDLDGTLIDSEHFYFSNWAPILSEAYGLQISFEDWISNFAGHTLAHNVAMLNKDFNLKVDEKEMWTATRASYANADMRSIRLMPHAQELLEVVKAKGLTTALVTSSYKTTVDIVLGEHKLLDYFSFFITRESVDQPKPNPEPYLLATKKLALPSEHIMVVEDTSTGCTAAKEAGLFCVGVSKQEVERERLSHADRLASTLKEVESLFF; encoded by the coding sequence ATGAATAATTTTAAAGCGGTACTATTTGATCTTGACGGTACCTTGATAGACTCCGAACACTTTTATTTTAGTAATTGGGCACCGATTTTATCGGAAGCTTATGGATTGCAAATCTCCTTCGAGGATTGGATTTCCAACTTCGCCGGACATACGTTGGCGCATAATGTTGCTATGCTTAATAAGGACTTTAATTTAAAGGTTGACGAGAAAGAAATGTGGACGGCAACTCGCGCAAGTTACGCAAATGCTGATATGCGCAGCATTCGATTGATGCCTCATGCACAAGAGCTCTTGGAAGTCGTTAAGGCAAAAGGCTTGACGACAGCATTAGTTACTTCAAGTTATAAGACAACAGTAGACATTGTTCTCGGGGAACATAAACTACTAGATTATTTCTCTTTCTTTATCACTCGAGAGTCTGTTGATCAACCAAAGCCTAATCCAGAACCTTATTTGTTGGCCACTAAGAAGCTCGCTTTGCCATCGGAACATATCATGGTAGTGGAAGATACCAGTACAGGCTGTACGGCAGCTAAAGAAGCCGGATTGTTTTGTGTGGGTGTTTCTAAGCAAGAAGTTGAACGCGAACGCTTGTCTCACGCGGATAGACTTGCTTCTACATTAAAAGAGGTAGAAAGTTTATTTTTCTAA
- a CDS encoding M23 family metallopeptidase yields the protein MRKTLIALLLVSTFGFSTQAQNKNIYTSRDYPQGYFRNPLNIAQDASGTFGELRSTHFHAGDDYRTQQKIGLPLHAAAAGYVSRVRVQIGGGGNSVYIAHPNGFTSVYLHMDGFNDALTNIIRAEQYKQQRFDVDLELKEGQVKLTKGQFIGNAGNTGGSAGPHLHFEIRDTKTQRPLNPQLFGLQFADSFAPTINGVMVYDLNDPIFNEFTGRRYQNIKALGSGRYTLASAAPISVNGKFGLGINSIDRHRAGGFQNGVYSIDLFLDGHPISTTVFEELDFNTSRGIHSYIDYPHWKKTKVKVQKSFKDPGNPIEIFKHLENQGIIELKDQEVHDIKYVVKDVKGNCSELNFQIKNNPSYQPKANPIKGEHFLFNKENKFSADHLQLEIPTETLYGDLDFIYKQNAQIANGYSHVHQIQSDLIPLFSSYMLSIKPTNLPPHLESKALIASVQNGAEGGKFEDGWVSVNTRNFGSFYVAVDSIAPIISPRNLTNGKNLSAQSKIDFTISDNFSGIQSFNGYIDDKWVLMEYDSKNRHVWHRFEPSLPKGQHKFKLVVKDWKDNEKIYEATFTR from the coding sequence ATGAGAAAAACGTTAATTGCACTACTACTGGTTTCGACTTTTGGATTTTCTACCCAAGCGCAAAATAAGAATATCTATACATCTCGTGATTACCCTCAAGGATATTTTCGAAATCCCTTAAACATTGCGCAAGATGCATCGGGTACCTTTGGAGAATTACGTTCGACTCATTTTCATGCTGGAGATGATTATAGAACACAACAGAAAATCGGACTTCCCCTACATGCTGCTGCTGCCGGATACGTTTCAAGAGTAAGAGTGCAAATTGGAGGTGGTGGAAATTCAGTTTACATCGCTCATCCCAATGGATTTACTTCTGTTTACCTCCATATGGATGGATTTAATGATGCCTTAACGAATATTATTCGTGCCGAACAATATAAACAGCAGCGTTTCGATGTAGATTTAGAGTTGAAAGAGGGACAGGTAAAATTGACCAAAGGGCAATTCATTGGAAATGCAGGTAACACCGGAGGATCCGCAGGGCCGCATTTACATTTCGAAATTAGAGATACAAAAACCCAAAGACCGTTAAACCCGCAACTATTCGGATTACAGTTTGCAGATTCCTTTGCTCCAACTATTAACGGTGTGATGGTTTACGATCTGAACGACCCTATTTTTAACGAATTCACCGGTAGACGCTATCAAAACATCAAAGCATTAGGCTCTGGACGCTATACGTTAGCCTCCGCTGCTCCTATTTCTGTAAACGGAAAGTTTGGACTCGGCATCAATAGTATTGATAGACATCGAGCAGGTGGCTTCCAAAACGGAGTATACTCGATTGATTTATTTTTAGATGGTCATCCGATATCTACTACAGTCTTCGAAGAGTTAGATTTTAACACCTCTCGTGGCATTCATTCTTATATTGATTACCCACATTGGAAAAAAACTAAGGTTAAGGTGCAAAAAAGCTTTAAAGATCCTGGAAATCCAATTGAAATATTCAAACACCTTGAAAACCAAGGCATCATTGAATTAAAGGATCAAGAAGTTCATGATATCAAATACGTAGTGAAGGACGTTAAGGGCAATTGTTCTGAGCTAAATTTTCAGATAAAAAATAATCCTAGTTACCAACCGAAAGCAAACCCTATAAAGGGTGAACACTTCCTATTTAACAAAGAGAATAAGTTTTCTGCAGATCACTTACAACTTGAAATTCCAACCGAAACGCTGTATGGCGATTTAGATTTTATTTACAAACAAAATGCGCAGATTGCCAACGGTTATTCACACGTTCACCAAATTCAATCTGATCTTATACCGCTCTTTTCATCTTACATGCTTAGCATAAAGCCTACAAATCTTCCTCCACATCTCGAGAGCAAAGCATTAATCGCTTCTGTACAAAATGGAGCTGAGGGTGGAAAATTCGAAGACGGATGGGTTAGTGTTAACACTAGAAACTTTGGATCATTCTATGTTGCTGTAGATAGCATTGCACCAATCATTTCCCCTAGAAATCTAACAAATGGAAAAAATCTCAGCGCACAATCTAAAATAGATTTTACTATCTCGGACAATTTCTCTGGAATACAATCCTTCAATGGCTATATTGACGACAAATGGGTTCTGATGGAATACGATTCTAAGAACAGGCATGTTTGGCATCGATTTGAACCATCACTACCTAAAGGACAACACAAATTTAAACTAGTTGTAAAGGACTGGAAAGATAACGAGAAAATTTACGAAGCAACATTCACAAGATAA
- a CDS encoding glycine--tRNA ligase, whose amino-acid sequence MSKQTEDFFKNIISHAKEYGFVFPSSEIYDGLSAVYDYGQLGSELKNNLKSYWWKSMVQLNENIVGIDAAIFMHPTTWKASGHVDGFNDPMIDNKDSKKRYRADQLIEDKIDRYEKDGKTDKAAQLQKDLDDALSADDLARLKTIIEEHNIVCPISGTKNWTDVRQFNLMFATQMGAMADGAEQVYLRPETAQGIFVNFLNVQKTGRMKIPFGIAQIGKAFRNEVIARQFIMRMREFEQMEMQFFVRPGSELDWYEKWKETRLKWHLALGADPAKYRFHDHVKLAHYANAAVDVEYQFPFGFKEVEGIHSRTDFDLKQHQEFSGKKLQYFDPEINQSYIPYVIETSIGLDRLFLTVLANCLVQEDLSTEEKQDSRVVLKFHPAIAPVKAAVFPLTKKDGLPEKAREIMAKLKLDYNIQYDEKDSIGKRYRRQDAIGTPFCITVDHQSLEDNTVTIRHRDSMEQERVNADQLEKIIGDFVSMSSLLKKVL is encoded by the coding sequence ATGAGCAAGCAAACAGAAGATTTTTTTAAAAATATTATTTCGCATGCGAAGGAGTATGGTTTTGTGTTTCCTTCCAGTGAGATATATGACGGTTTAAGTGCTGTATATGATTACGGCCAGTTAGGTTCTGAATTAAAAAACAACCTGAAGTCCTATTGGTGGAAGTCCATGGTACAATTGAATGAGAATATCGTAGGAATTGATGCTGCGATTTTCATGCATCCAACAACATGGAAAGCTTCAGGACACGTAGATGGGTTTAACGATCCTATGATCGATAATAAAGACTCTAAAAAACGCTATCGTGCGGACCAATTAATAGAAGACAAGATTGACCGTTATGAAAAAGACGGAAAAACAGATAAAGCTGCTCAATTACAAAAAGATCTTGACGACGCGTTAAGTGCAGACGACTTAGCTCGTTTGAAAACGATCATTGAAGAGCATAACATTGTATGTCCTATCTCAGGGACTAAAAACTGGACTGACGTACGTCAATTTAACCTAATGTTTGCTACGCAAATGGGCGCAATGGCGGACGGTGCTGAACAAGTATATCTACGTCCAGAAACTGCACAAGGTATTTTTGTTAACTTCTTAAATGTTCAAAAAACTGGACGTATGAAAATCCCTTTTGGTATTGCCCAAATAGGTAAAGCGTTCCGTAATGAAGTTATTGCACGTCAATTCATCATGCGTATGCGCGAGTTTGAACAAATGGAGATGCAATTCTTTGTTCGTCCGGGTTCGGAACTAGATTGGTACGAAAAATGGAAAGAAACTCGTTTGAAATGGCACTTAGCATTAGGCGCTGATCCTGCAAAATACCGCTTCCACGACCACGTGAAACTTGCACATTATGCAAACGCTGCTGTAGATGTGGAATATCAGTTTCCATTTGGTTTCAAAGAAGTAGAAGGTATACACTCACGTACCGATTTCGACTTAAAACAACATCAAGAATTTTCGGGCAAGAAATTACAATATTTTGATCCGGAGATTAACCAAAGTTATATCCCTTACGTTATCGAGACATCAATTGGTTTAGACCGTTTATTCTTAACGGTATTAGCGAATTGTCTGGTACAAGAGGATTTATCAACAGAAGAAAAGCAAGACTCACGTGTTGTATTAAAATTCCATCCGGCAATTGCTCCTGTAAAAGCTGCTGTTTTTCCACTCACGAAGAAAGATGGTTTGCCTGAGAAAGCAAGAGAAATTATGGCTAAGTTGAAGTTGGATTACAATATTCAATACGATGAAAAAGACTCTATAGGAAAGAGATACCGCCGTCAAGACGCGATTGGTACACCATTCTGTATTACGGTAGATCATCAATCGTTGGAAGATAATACCGTGACGATTCGTCATAGAGACAGCATGGAACAAGAACGTGTAAATGCAGATCAATTAGAGAAAATCATAGGTGATTTCGTAAGTATGAGTAGCCTATTAAAAAAAGTATTATAA
- the nrdF gene encoding class 1b ribonucleoside-diphosphate reductase subunit beta, protein MSKQFTAVNWNTPDNDYALMFWEQNIKQFWIDTEYIPSKDIDSWKGLSWDMKECYKKALGGLTLLDTLQSHTGMPKIIDHIDSLQNKAVLSYMCMMEAIHAKSYSTIFTTVSTTNEINDVFGWVSQNKFLQYKAATIDKYYRGIDKEKVSNEELFMAMAASVLLESFLFYSGFFLPLWLCGQGQMVASADIIKKIVADESIHGVFVGLIAQEVFAKLPNKEEVKQRFLNLLNELYENEIKYTEELYTVVGLTAEVKEYVRYNGNKALMNLGFDPIFEVKQVNPIVLNGLNTETTQHDFFSKKSTNYEKSMEIVHLKNEDFAMDATVEI, encoded by the coding sequence ATGAGCAAACAATTTACCGCTGTAAACTGGAACACGCCTGACAATGATTATGCGTTGATGTTCTGGGAGCAAAATATTAAACAATTCTGGATTGATACAGAATATATTCCTTCAAAAGATATTGATAGTTGGAAGGGCTTAAGCTGGGATATGAAAGAATGCTATAAAAAAGCATTGGGTGGATTAACCTTATTGGATACTTTACAATCGCATACAGGGATGCCTAAAATTATCGATCATATCGATTCTCTGCAAAACAAAGCGGTATTATCCTATATGTGTATGATGGAAGCAATACATGCTAAGTCATATTCTACCATATTCACAACGGTATCAACAACGAATGAGATTAATGATGTTTTCGGCTGGGTATCTCAAAATAAATTTCTTCAATATAAAGCCGCAACGATAGACAAATACTACCGCGGAATCGACAAAGAAAAAGTGTCGAATGAAGAATTATTTATGGCGATGGCCGCATCTGTATTATTAGAATCTTTCTTATTCTATTCTGGCTTCTTCCTTCCGTTATGGTTGTGTGGACAGGGGCAAATGGTTGCATCGGCGGATATTATCAAAAAGATCGTTGCTGATGAATCTATCCACGGTGTATTTGTAGGTTTAATAGCACAAGAAGTTTTTGCAAAGCTTCCAAACAAAGAGGAAGTAAAACAACGCTTCTTAAATTTGTTAAACGAGCTATATGAGAACGAAATCAAATATACAGAGGAACTTTACACAGTAGTTGGTTTAACAGCAGAAGTTAAAGAATATGTTCGTTATAACGGTAACAAAGCGCTAATGAACCTTGGCTTCGATCCAATCTTTGAAGTTAAACAAGTAAATCCAATTGTTTTAAACGGGTTGAATACAGAAACAACACAACATGACTTCTTCTCAAAGAAATCTACAAACTACGAGAAGTCAATGGAAATTGTTCATTTAAAGAATGAAGATTTCGCTATGGACGCAACAGTAGAAATCTAA
- a CDS encoding GMC oxidoreductase has protein sequence MANLNIDSSKVRSYDAIVIGSGIAGGWSAKELCEKGLKTLVLERGRDVQHVKDYPTTNMYPWQFEHRNEIPFDVKQENPVVSRCYAFREDAQHFFVKDTEHPYVQEKPFDWIRGYQVGGKSLLWARQTQRWSDFDFDGPARDGFAVDWPIRYGDLKPWYDHVERFAGISGNKDGLPELPDGEFLPGFPLNIVEKYFKEQVETKYPGRKVISARCAHLSKPNQIHIDQGRVQCQNRLLCQRGCPFGGYFSSNASTLPWAAKTGNLTVRPDSVVHSILYDDEKGKAIGVKVIDRNTKEEIDFYGKLIFVNAAALNSNLILLNSKSKRFPNGLGNDSETLGKYVAFHNYSARISAEYEGLLDYKVDGKNPAGGGYIPRFRNLHKQETDFLRGYAAGFGAYRSSGSDQSGMGEDLKNSLLNPKLGNWGVGSHMMGETIPKESNYVALDETMKDDWGIPQLKISVDYDDNDAKMKKDYLDTMEEMFTAAGFINIKRNESSQAPGLDIHEMGGVRMGLDPKTSMLNKWNQVHSCPNVFVTDGSCMTSTSTQNPSLTYMAFSARAVDYAVNELKKGNI, from the coding sequence ATGGCAAATCTAAATATTGATTCTTCGAAAGTGCGTAGCTACGATGCTATTGTTATTGGCTCCGGTATTGCTGGTGGCTGGTCTGCAAAAGAGTTATGTGAAAAGGGGTTAAAAACTCTAGTGTTAGAACGTGGTAGAGATGTTCAACATGTTAAAGATTATCCGACCACGAATATGTATCCATGGCAATTCGAACATAGGAATGAAATTCCGTTCGATGTCAAACAAGAAAATCCAGTAGTAAGTAGATGCTATGCCTTTCGTGAAGATGCGCAGCACTTCTTTGTGAAAGATACAGAGCATCCCTATGTTCAAGAAAAACCATTCGATTGGATTCGCGGCTACCAAGTAGGGGGTAAGTCTTTATTATGGGCTAGACAGACCCAGCGTTGGTCTGACTTTGACTTTGATGGCCCTGCCAGAGATGGCTTCGCCGTAGACTGGCCGATTCGATACGGCGACTTGAAGCCTTGGTATGATCATGTAGAGCGATTTGCTGGTATATCTGGCAATAAGGATGGTTTACCAGAACTTCCCGACGGCGAATTTTTACCAGGTTTTCCATTGAATATCGTCGAGAAATATTTCAAAGAACAAGTCGAGACTAAATATCCTGGTCGTAAGGTCATTTCCGCGCGATGTGCTCATCTGTCGAAACCAAACCAAATTCATATTGATCAAGGTAGGGTACAATGTCAAAATCGATTATTATGTCAGCGAGGATGCCCCTTCGGTGGTTATTTTAGTTCAAATGCTTCGACGTTGCCTTGGGCAGCGAAGACAGGGAATCTGACAGTAAGGCCGGATTCTGTTGTTCATTCCATCCTCTATGATGATGAAAAGGGTAAAGCCATCGGCGTGAAGGTAATTGATCGAAACACAAAAGAAGAGATTGACTTTTATGGCAAGCTTATTTTTGTAAATGCAGCAGCACTAAATAGCAACTTGATTTTGTTAAATTCAAAATCAAAACGCTTTCCAAACGGACTGGGCAATGATAGTGAGACTTTAGGTAAGTATGTTGCATTCCACAATTACAGTGCTAGAATATCTGCGGAATACGAGGGGCTTTTAGATTATAAAGTAGATGGAAAGAACCCAGCAGGAGGTGGTTATATTCCGCGATTCAGAAATCTCCACAAGCAGGAGACCGATTTCTTAAGAGGATATGCAGCGGGTTTTGGAGCTTATCGCTCTTCCGGATCAGATCAGTCTGGAATGGGAGAGGATTTGAAGAATTCTTTACTAAACCCTAAACTCGGTAACTGGGGAGTAGGCTCCCATATGATGGGAGAGACGATTCCAAAGGAATCAAATTATGTTGCCTTGGACGAGACAATGAAAGATGACTGGGGTATCCCTCAATTAAAAATATCCGTTGATTACGATGATAATGATGCCAAGATGAAGAAGGATTATCTCGATACCATGGAAGAGATGTTTACGGCAGCTGGATTTATTAATATAAAACGCAACGAATCGTCACAAGCGCCAGGACTTGATATTCACGAGATGGGAGGAGTGCGTATGGGACTGGATCCAAAGACCTCTATGTTGAATAAGTGGAATCAGGTGCACAGCTGTCCTAACGTGTTTGTCACTGATGGATCATGCATGACTTCAACTTCGACTCAGAATCCTTCGCTAACTTATATGGCATTTTCTGCAAGAGCAGTGGACTATGCTGTCAACGAATTGAAAAAAGGAAATATCTAA
- the bcp gene encoding thioredoxin-dependent thiol peroxidase, giving the protein MAKLEVGDKAPAIQAKDQHGKLIKLADYKGKNVILYFYPKDNTPGCTTEACNFRDNYQSLLKDGFEVIGVSIDSEESHQKFIKKFELPFTLLADDDQKIVNDYGVWVEKNMYGKKYMGTARTTFIIDKSGIIKHIIKKVDNKNASQQIRDLMAE; this is encoded by the coding sequence ATGGCAAAATTAGAAGTTGGCGACAAAGCCCCAGCAATACAAGCAAAAGACCAGCATGGCAAATTGATAAAACTAGCTGATTACAAAGGCAAGAACGTGATCCTATACTTTTATCCCAAAGACAATACACCAGGCTGTACCACAGAGGCGTGTAACTTCAGAGATAATTACCAGAGTCTATTGAAAGATGGTTTCGAAGTAATTGGCGTTAGCATCGATAGTGAAGAGTCTCATCAAAAATTCATTAAGAAATTTGAGTTACCATTCACACTGCTGGCAGATGATGATCAAAAAATTGTGAATGATTATGGTGTGTGGGTCGAGAAAAACATGTATGGCAAGAAATACATGGGCACCGCTAGAACTACCTTTATCATTGATAAAAGCGGCATTATTAAGCATATTATCAAAAAAGTCGATAATAAGAATGCTAGCCAACAAATTCGTGACTTGATGGCAGAATAA
- a CDS encoding fumarylacetoacetate hydrolase family protein: MKIIAVGRNYIDHAKELNNPVPEKPVIFLKPDTAVLKDNKDFYFPEFSKDVHYEVEVVLRVCNEGKHVSKKFAHKYYDAIGLGIDFTARDIQAEHKAKGLPWELAKAFDHSAVISNLIPKEDFTNIQELSFSLTKNGETVQAGNTKDMIFDYDSLICFISQYITIRKGDLIYTGTPAGVGPVQIGDKLEGFLEGKSMFVCQIK, encoded by the coding sequence ATGAAAATAATAGCGGTAGGCCGAAACTACATAGATCACGCAAAAGAATTAAACAATCCAGTTCCTGAAAAACCAGTTATTTTTCTGAAGCCAGATACTGCTGTCTTAAAAGACAACAAGGATTTTTACTTTCCTGAGTTTTCCAAGGATGTTCATTACGAAGTCGAAGTTGTATTACGCGTTTGCAATGAAGGTAAACATGTATCTAAAAAGTTTGCACACAAATATTATGATGCGATTGGATTAGGAATCGACTTTACAGCTAGAGACATACAAGCAGAACATAAAGCGAAGGGGCTCCCGTGGGAACTTGCAAAAGCATTCGATCACTCAGCAGTGATTAGTAACTTGATACCAAAAGAAGACTTCACAAATATTCAAGAACTATCTTTCTCATTAACAAAAAACGGTGAAACAGTTCAAGCCGGAAACACGAAAGATATGATCTTTGATTATGATAGCCTCATATGCTTTATATCACAATATATTACTATACGCAAAGGTGATTTAATTTATACAGGAACACCTGCTGGTGTAGGTCCTGTACAAATCGGCGACAAACTGGAAGGATTTTTGGAGGGTAAATCCATGTTTGTATGCCAAATAAAATAA